Proteins encoded in a region of the Nicotiana tomentosiformis chromosome 9, ASM39032v3, whole genome shotgun sequence genome:
- the LOC138899632 gene encoding putative calcium-transporting ATPase 13, plasma membrane-type, which produces MMFQENLHYLCMNIAIDLPAEVDVSNKKKWHLAFATIYCSRAFKNKTSTKVLSPVLVPSYSPRKVRVSTDTIAIDVVQEHPLFSGIDQSSLAKLVKDKSADKLANLGGVHGVAISLISDTTNGINGDLEDVSRRHEAFGSNTYPKPPTKSFFIFVWESFKDPTIIILLLCAALSLGFGIKEHGPKEGWYDGGSIFVAVFLVIAVSSISNFRQNRQFDKLSKVSKNIPVEAVRKGRRQQISIFEIVVGDVICLKIGDQVPADGILVEGHSLQVDESSMTGESDHVEINLSQNPFLISGTKVVDGYGMMLVTSVGMNTTWGEMMSEISSDSNEQTPLQERLNKLTSSIGKIGLLVAFLVLVVLLVRYFTGNTRDENGNKEFNGSKTSSDDVINAVVGIVAAAVTIVVVAIPEGLPLAVTLTLAYSMKRMMADQAMVRKLSACETMGSATTICTDKTGTLTLNKMTVTKFFLGKEHVKAKNQTSISAKVLELFHQAVGLNTTGSVFKSSDSGSSFEFSGSPTEKAILSWAVLDLNMDMDQVKRNFNILHVEAFNSEKKKSGIIIKNITDGTIHAHWKGAAEMISRMCSHYYDAEGNIRTLEKSDKEECDQIIEGMAASSLRCIAFAHKQLPKTGQEDHEQIHGSIPDNSFILLGFIGLKDPCRPCVKQAVEDCQNAGVNIKMITGDNVFTAKAIATECGILHPNSEVDDGAVIEGEEFRNLTDEERMERVEKIRVMARSSPFDKLLMVQCLRKKGHVVAVTGDGTNDAPALKEADIGLSMGIQGTEVAKESSDIVILDDNIASVVTVLKWGRCVYNNIQKFIQFQLTVNVAALVINFVAAVSAGEVPLTAVQLLWVNLIMDTLGALALATEKPTAELMKKLPVGRTDPLITNIMWRNLMAQALYQIVVLLTLQFKGESIFGVNKRVNDTLIFNTFVLCQVFNEFNARNLEKKNVFEGIHKNKLFVAIIGITLALQVVMVEFLKKFADTERLNWGQWGICIGLAAASWPIGWLVKCITVPEKPFFSYLRLNYLKAMFK; this is translated from the coding sequence ATGATGTTTCAAGAAAACTTGCATTACCTCTGCATGAACATTGCAATTGATTTGCCAGCAGAAGTTGATGTCTCCAACAAAAAGAAATGGCACTTAGCTTTTGCTACCATCTATTGTTCAAGAGCTTTCAAAAATAAGACCAGCACAAAGGTACTATCACCTGTCCTTGTGCCATCCTACAGTCCAAGAAAAGTCCGCGTATCAACCGATACAATCGCCATTGATGTAGTTCAAGAACATCCTTTATTCTCAGGCATTGATCAGTCAAGTCTAGCTAAGCTTGTCAAAGATAAAAGTGCTGACAAGCTAGCTAATCTTGGAGGTGTACACGGTGTTGCTATTTCTCTCATAAGTGACACAACTAATGGTATAAATGGAGATCTAGAAGACGTTTCACGTAGACATGAAGCTTTTGGAAGCAACACGTATCCTAAGCCACCTACTAAAAGTTTCTTCATCTTTGTCTGGGAATCCTTCAAAGATCCTACCATCATTATTCTTTTGCTTTGCGCTGCTTTGTCTCTTGGATTTGGAATTAAGGAGCATGGACCAAAAGAAGGATGGTATGATGGAGGGAGTATTTTCGTCGCTGTGTTTCTTGTCATCGCTGTTTCGTCTATCAGTAATTTCAGACAAAACAGACAATTTGATAAGCTATCCAAAGTTAGCAAAAATATTCCAGTAGAAGCTGTTAGAAAGGGGAGGCGCCAACAGATATCTATATTCGAAATTGTGGTAGGAGATGTCATTTGCTTGAAGATTGGAGATCAAGTTCCTGCTgatgggattttggtagaaggTCATTCTTTACAAGTAGATGAATCTAGCATGACAGGTGAAAGTGATCACGTCGAGATTAACCTTAGCCAAAATCCATTCTTGATTTCTGGCACTAAGGTTGTCGATGGCTATGGCATGATGCTTGTAACATCGGTTGGCATGAACACGACCTGGGGTGAAATGATGAGCGAAATTAGCAGCGATTCTAACGAGCAAACACCTCTTCAAGAGCGACTCAACAAGCTTACTTCATCGATAGGTAAAATTGGATTGCTAGTTGCTTTCTTAGTTCTTGTTGTCCTATTGGTACGATACTTTACCGGGAACACACGAGATGAAAATGGGAACAAAGAATTCAACGGGAGCAAGACATCATCGGATGATGTGATCAATGCTGTGGTAGGAATTGTTGCTGCTGCAGTTACAATTGTTGTTGTGGCAATTCCTGAGGGCTTGCCTTTAGCTGTTACACTTACTCTGGCTTATTCGATGAAGAGAATGATGGCAGATCAGGCAATGGTGAGGAAGCTCTCTGCTTGTGAGACCATGGGCTCTGCCACCACAATTTGTACAGACAAAACTGGTACTCTTACATTAAATAAGATGACTGTCACAAAATTTTTCTTAGGCAAAGAGCACGTAAAGGCAAAAAATCAGACATCAATTTCAGCCAAAGTTCTTGAATTATTCCATCAAGCGGTTGGATTAAACACTACTGGTAGTGTTTTCAAGTCCTCCGATTCAGGTTCAAGCTTTGAATTCTCAGGCAGCCCAACTGAAAAAGCTATTCTTTCATGGGCTGTGCTGGACCTGAATATGGATATGGATCAAGTCAAGAGAAATTTCAACATTCTTCACGTTGAAGCTTTCAATTCAGAGAAAAAGAAGAGTGGGATAATAATCAAGAACATTACTGATGGAACAATTCATGCACATTGGAAAGGTGCTGCTGAAATGATTTCAAGAATGTGCTCCCATTACTACGATGCAGAAGGGAACATAAGAACTCTAGAGAAATCAGATAAGGAAGAATGTGATCAGATAATTGAAGGAATGGCTGCTAGCAGCCTTCGATGTATCGCCTTTGCACACAAGCAATTGCCAAAAACTGGGCAGGAGGATCATGAACAAATACATGGAAGTATTCCAGACAACTCTTTCATTCTTTTGGGCTTCATCGGCCTAAAAGATCCATGTCGACCTTGTGTAAAGCAAGCTGTGGAAGATTGCCAAAATGCTGGTGTGAATATCAAGATGATCACTGGTGACAATGTGTTCACTGCAAAAGCCATAGCCACAGAATGTGGGATTCTTCATCCCAATTCTGAAGTAGATGACGGAGCAGTCATAGAAGGTGAGGAATTTCGCAACTTAACAGATGAAGAACGGATGGAGAGAGTGGAAAAGATTCGCGTAATGGCAAGATCATCCCCTTTTGACAAACTTTTAATGGTGCAGTGCTTGAGAAAGAAAGGTCATGTGGTCGCGGTCACAGGTGATGGCACGAATGATGCACCAGCTTTAAAGGAAGCTGATATAGGGCTATCTATGGGGATTCAGGGCACTGAAGTGGCTAAAGAGAGTTCAGATATTGTCATTTTGGACGATAATATTGCTTCAGTTGTCACTGTTCTGAAATGGGGAAGATGTGTCTATAACAACATTCAGAAATTCATCCAATTTCAGCTCACAGTTAATGTGGCCGCACTTGTGATCAATTTTGTAGCAGCTGTTTCAGCTGGTGAGGTACCACTCACAGCAGTGCAGTTGCTATGGGTAAATTTGATCATGGACACATTAGGGGCACTAGCACTTGCAACAGAGAAGCCAACCGCGGAACTCATGAAGAAGCTACCAGTCGGTAGGACTGACCCACTTATCACCAACATTATGTGGAGAAATCTAATGGCTCAGGCCTTGTATCAGATTGTTGTTCTATTGACCTTACAATTCAAAGGAGAATCCATCTTTGGTGTCAACAAGAGGGTAAACGACACTTTGATTTTCAACACGTTTGTTCTTTGCCAAGTGTTCAATGAATTCAATGCGCGAAATCTGGAGAAGAAGAATGTTTTCGAGGGAATACACAAGAACAAGTTGTTTGTGGCAATCATTGGAATAACTTTGGCTCTGCAAGTGGTGATGGTGGAGTTTTTGAAGAAGTTTGCAGATACAGAGAGATTGAATTGGGGGCAATGGGGTATCTGCATTGGTTTGGCAGCTGCATCTTGGCCAATTGGTTGGCTAGTCAAGTGCATAACTGTCCCAGAGAAGCCATTTTTCAGTTATCTCAGGTTGAATTACTTGAAAGCCATGTTTAAGTGA